AGGCCTCATCGGGCCAAATCCCTCTCCCGAAGGGAGAAGGATACTAAGCCGTCATTGCGAACCTTCGAAGAAGGTGTGGCAATCTCATAGCACAAAGTTAAAAACAAACGGCTCTGTGCCGTAAAATCAAGATACTGCTATGAGATTGCCGCGTCCTAACGCCTTCGGCGTTTCTCCTCGCAATGACGTTGGAGTTCGTGACGCTTTTCATCAAACGGGACTCCATTTCTCGAATACTGACTAACCATCACAGAAATTTTGTCCAGCTTTTGTCTATCTTTTGACCACCTTCTGACCATCTTTTGTCCATCTTCTGACCAGCTTTCCCACCCCAAGAAATCGCTTCGCAATTTCTCGGGGACCCCTATTGTTTGATTCAGGGTTAACTGATTGACATACTCGAATTAGATGCTATAATTCTTCATAAATGGAGGACTTAGGATGTTGAAAAGGATTATTATTACAATTCTGGCGATTTGCGGTTGGGTGGTGCTTAAGGCGGACGAGAATGGAAGTTTCGAATTTCAGGGACTTAAGAGGACGTACATCGTCCATACACCGCCCAATTACAACGGCAGGGAGCGCATGGCATTGATAATCAACATGCACGGTTTCGCAGCTAACGCAAAAACGCATGTTAGAATGTCGCAGATGAATCCGAAGGCGGACTCCGAGGGCTTCATCATCGTGTACCCGAACGGAACCGGCTGGCCTAAAAGATGGAACGCCGGCTACTTACGAATCTGGAACGAAAAGAAAAAAATCGACGACGTGGCTTTTATCAACACTTTGATCGATACCATGATTGCAACCTACGCAATAGATACGCTTAGAATCTACGCTGCAGGCTTTTCCAACGGCGGCATGATGGCGCACAGACTAGGCTGCGAACTGTCTCATAGGATCGCGGCCATAGCCAGCGTATCTGGTGAACTTATGGTCAAGGACTGCGAACCTTCGAGGCCGATGCCGGTCATTCACATTCACCCAAGACACGATCCCGTGCTGCCTTACTACGGCGATAAGAGGATGTATCCCCTGCCTCCAATCGATTCGGTCATGCTGCGCTGGGTAAGACTGGATTCGTGCAACGCAGGGCCCGATTCTTTAAGAATCAAATCTGGAGCACTTAGCCAAGTGTGGACTAATTCGAGTACAGGCGTCGAGGTCGTGCTTTGGACAGTGGAGAACGGCAATCATGCCTGGCCCGGAGGCGAAGGTATTGCCTTGCCTACGGTCAATAGGCCTTCGAAAGAGATAAATGCTAACGATTTGATTTGGGAGTTCTTTCTCTGTCACCCAATGGCTAAGTGATATTCAAATTTTATCTTAAAGGGTTTTTGATGGGTGGGATTGAATCAAAGATTGAATCATTGAACACATACCGCTTAGAGTAAATGACTGTTTTTGACCCGAACACGCCCCATGCGCCTTCAATATGCATGTAGTCTTCCTTGTTTATATCCTGGTTCCAAGAATTGTATCCGTAGTAAATGTAGTCGTAAATGTTTGTATCCAGGGCTTCTACGTGCAACTCTATCGAATCTATACCCATGTCATAATAAAAGATATATCCAAGCGGAATCTCTCTTTCTGAAGAATCGAATAGTTGATAACCTTTTACAGAGGTGGTATCGTAGACTGAATCAATAGTGTCTTTCCAGATATATTTCCATCCCCAAGCTAAGCCGCTGACCTGATAGCCTTTAGCGCCGTCTGATGATGACCATCTCAGCGTATCAAGCCACGTAACTGTATCCTTTGACGGAGCCGTTATATTGAAGCTCTTCGGGAATCTTGTCCGGGC
This region of bacterium genomic DNA includes:
- a CDS encoding prolyl oligopeptidase family serine peptidase, with translation MLKRIIITILAICGWVVLKADENGSFEFQGLKRTYIVHTPPNYNGRERMALIINMHGFAANAKTHVRMSQMNPKADSEGFIIVYPNGTGWPKRWNAGYLRIWNEKKKIDDVAFINTLIDTMIATYAIDTLRIYAAGFSNGGMMAHRLGCELSHRIAAIASVSGELMVKDCEPSRPMPVIHIHPRHDPVLPYYGDKRMYPLPPIDSVMLRWVRLDSCNAGPDSLRIKSGALSQVWTNSSTGVEVVLWTVENGNHAWPGGEGIALPTVNRPSKEINANDLIWEFFLCHPMAK